In the genome of Coraliomargarita sinensis, one region contains:
- a CDS encoding DUF6288 domain-containing protein, translated as MFHRRFFAALATSFLFVCSLGAGDLRFNQYYSDGMVLQRDKPQVVHGLADAGASVTVRFNGQKVSGKADDNGVWSVSLEPMPASDEGQTLTLASGGGEVAIKDVLIGDVFLVARQTALEDDMNQKAAAAYAPSAKLRAIRIQTVPAAEPQADLPNGATTGWNVVAAESASAMSVVGFELAQGLAGQVDVPIGVVDLNMGDYFPISWLSREALLETSKYFSNSYVDQMMKRFDELHELAQQGEPMPKKEPVRTDPLNYPICPAVGYNGVLHPLRGVAFKGVVLQLGNNYPYSKYTKLEREGRNLDREALNNAYVQTYDIRKVGFRMDPETTPRIPAVWRSTFGDPDLPIGLVMTPGSDLTTLARRAREMRELQRQIAEDNEAVDVIMPGMAATPMSAQPRDQKLVAQRSLKWALAQVYAREEVMATGPVFDRVETFLNTATVHFKLGTAEGLRATDEVLEGFEVAGVSGDYTPATARISGKVVEIESDTVQRVARVRFNWKENPEVELVNAAGLPALPFRSADELYAWFHRHAEDDLPIEYETPANEWTGGDVTLVNGQTKTFGYSNFAGWLGPVGVRVGPFGPNMAVRDVLVDSPAEGKLKVGDVIYSANGHMLGSEAERVMSAAITESETMQRDGKLTLGLRRGDENMEVEVTLEVMGSYSPTAPFNCPKTDKIVAEIEQWLVRRGGTGNNFLSSDTLFLLGAGNPEHQGLVRRYIYSDLIGNQPGDNNWYLGYDTMLMAEYYLATGDRNVLPAIKRYTDKIESNQIRPEDAKGLTGRIGGWYGKGRDFRMYPAMPPAAAACMLGLHLAREAGVDVDEDAYQKGLEYFRKKGAPVGQVIYGNAWRDKPEPFDPNEILNGTVGSDNGKISVAGVLFDLAGEASAAHICSLASTYSYNHTYPGHGGNFWNNFWTPLGANVHSTKAFLHFMDGHRWYRELNRMYDGSLIINENDRVGAGHGLALVVPGKRLRIIGAGRSPFSVDAPDFLKPAVEAYQERDYARSESLARALLEDGTAAKADRPIVEKLVQEARSIQQSIEADLARLERLVEAGRFHEAQLDLPQLRGVLPEGSDRLTRVEKGLKGEARANDQQLYETSQAALVAATSKRVPLEANENLQWRPLTTELDVEKGKKKGMYAMGKVPAEQASEWRLKVIEHMSQAPEGWAKPDFDASSWDSTPLPISWYLNHTALLRTTFNVEDKAQIEALRFRAWLFRQQAIEVYLNGNLVAKVNQLKKKTGNVSAILNAGAVNHLRNGENILAIKTRQNWRWGMLFMRVYNDGFGFMLDAGEAGE; from the coding sequence ATGTTTCACCGTCGATTCTTCGCCGCCCTAGCCACATCTTTTCTGTTCGTCTGCTCACTGGGAGCCGGCGATCTGCGTTTCAATCAGTACTACAGCGACGGCATGGTGCTCCAGCGGGACAAGCCCCAGGTGGTGCATGGTTTGGCGGATGCGGGCGCGTCTGTCACGGTCCGTTTTAACGGCCAGAAAGTGTCGGGCAAAGCGGACGACAACGGGGTCTGGTCCGTCAGCCTCGAGCCGATGCCGGCCAGCGACGAGGGGCAGACGCTGACGCTTGCCAGTGGCGGCGGTGAGGTGGCGATCAAGGATGTCCTAATTGGCGACGTGTTTCTGGTCGCCCGGCAGACAGCTCTTGAGGACGACATGAACCAGAAAGCGGCTGCCGCTTACGCGCCCTCGGCCAAGCTGCGTGCGATCCGGATCCAAACCGTGCCGGCCGCGGAGCCACAAGCCGACCTGCCCAATGGTGCCACCACTGGTTGGAACGTGGTGGCCGCGGAATCCGCCTCAGCGATGAGCGTTGTCGGGTTTGAGTTGGCGCAAGGGCTCGCGGGGCAAGTCGATGTGCCGATCGGCGTGGTCGACCTAAATATGGGCGATTATTTCCCCATCAGCTGGCTCAGCCGCGAAGCGCTGCTGGAGACCTCAAAGTATTTCAGTAACAGTTATGTCGACCAGATGATGAAACGCTTTGACGAGCTTCACGAGCTGGCCCAGCAGGGTGAACCGATGCCCAAAAAAGAGCCGGTCCGGACGGATCCCCTGAATTATCCGATTTGTCCGGCCGTCGGTTACAACGGTGTGCTGCATCCGCTGCGCGGCGTGGCATTCAAGGGGGTAGTGCTGCAACTGGGCAATAATTACCCCTATTCGAAATATACGAAACTGGAGCGCGAGGGACGAAATCTCGACCGCGAGGCCCTCAATAACGCTTATGTCCAGACCTATGACATCCGTAAAGTTGGCTTCCGCATGGATCCCGAGACGACTCCCCGCATTCCCGCGGTCTGGCGTTCGACATTCGGTGACCCCGACCTGCCGATCGGTTTGGTCATGACGCCGGGCTCCGATTTGACCACGCTGGCACGGCGTGCCCGTGAGATGCGTGAGCTGCAGCGTCAGATCGCCGAAGACAACGAAGCCGTGGACGTGATCATGCCGGGCATGGCGGCGACGCCCATGAGTGCCCAGCCCCGCGACCAGAAGCTCGTCGCCCAACGCAGCCTGAAGTGGGCCCTGGCTCAGGTCTACGCCCGTGAAGAAGTGATGGCGACCGGGCCGGTTTTTGATCGTGTGGAAACCTTTCTCAACACCGCTACGGTTCACTTCAAGCTCGGCACGGCCGAGGGGCTGCGCGCGACCGATGAAGTGCTCGAAGGCTTTGAGGTTGCCGGCGTGTCTGGCGATTATACCCCGGCGACAGCCCGCATCAGCGGTAAGGTCGTCGAAATTGAGAGCGACACGGTGCAACGGGTCGCGCGGGTGCGGTTCAATTGGAAGGAAAACCCCGAGGTTGAGTTGGTGAACGCTGCCGGTCTCCCTGCCTTGCCCTTCCGTTCGGCAGACGAGCTTTACGCCTGGTTCCACCGCCACGCTGAAGACGACCTGCCAATTGAATACGAGACGCCGGCCAACGAGTGGACGGGCGGCGATGTCACCCTGGTCAACGGCCAGACCAAGACTTTCGGCTACTCCAACTTTGCCGGATGGCTCGGCCCGGTCGGTGTCCGGGTGGGACCGTTTGGCCCGAACATGGCGGTTCGCGACGTGCTGGTCGACTCGCCCGCGGAGGGCAAGCTCAAGGTCGGCGACGTCATTTACAGCGCCAACGGCCACATGCTGGGAAGCGAGGCCGAGCGCGTCATGTCCGCGGCGATCACCGAAAGTGAGACGATGCAGCGCGACGGCAAGCTCACCCTCGGCCTGCGCCGCGGCGACGAGAATATGGAGGTCGAGGTAACTCTTGAGGTGATGGGGTCCTACAGCCCCACCGCTCCCTTCAACTGCCCCAAGACCGATAAGATCGTCGCTGAAATCGAACAGTGGCTGGTCCGGCGGGGTGGGACCGGTAATAACTTTCTCAGCAGCGATACCCTTTTCCTGCTGGGTGCGGGCAACCCCGAGCACCAGGGGCTGGTCCGACGCTACATCTACAGCGATCTGATCGGCAACCAACCTGGCGACAACAACTGGTATCTCGGGTACGACACCATGCTCATGGCTGAGTATTACCTCGCGACCGGTGACCGGAACGTGCTGCCCGCGATCAAACGCTACACCGATAAGATCGAGTCCAACCAGATCCGTCCCGAGGACGCCAAGGGCCTGACCGGCCGCATCGGTGGCTGGTATGGCAAGGGCCGGGATTTTCGGATGTATCCCGCGATGCCCCCTGCGGCCGCCGCCTGTATGCTGGGGCTGCACCTCGCGCGCGAGGCGGGGGTCGATGTCGATGAAGACGCCTATCAAAAGGGTCTGGAATATTTCCGCAAAAAGGGTGCGCCCGTCGGACAGGTCATTTACGGCAATGCCTGGCGGGACAAGCCGGAGCCTTTCGACCCCAATGAGATCCTCAACGGTACCGTGGGCTCGGACAACGGAAAGATCTCGGTGGCCGGCGTGCTCTTCGATCTGGCCGGGGAGGCAAGCGCCGCTCACATCTGCTCGTTGGCCAGTACCTATTCCTACAACCACACCTATCCCGGGCACGGCGGCAACTTCTGGAATAACTTCTGGACCCCCTTGGGGGCCAATGTCCACAGCACCAAGGCCTTCCTGCATTTCATGGACGGCCATCGCTGGTATCGTGAGCTCAATCGCATGTACGACGGCAGCCTGATCATTAATGAAAATGACCGGGTCGGTGCGGGCCACGGGCTCGCGCTGGTCGTTCCCGGTAAACGTCTGCGAATCATTGGTGCCGGCAGGTCGCCGTTTTCGGTCGATGCCCCGGACTTTCTCAAGCCGGCTGTCGAGGCTTACCAGGAGCGCGATTACGCCCGAAGTGAATCGCTTGCACGGGCCCTACTGGAGGACGGCACCGCCGCCAAGGCGGATAGGCCGATCGTGGAGAAACTCGTGCAGGAAGCCCGCTCAATCCAGCAGAGTATCGAAGCCGACCTTGCGCGACTGGAACGTCTCGTGGAAGCGGGGCGTTTTCATGAGGCGCAGCTCGACCTGCCGCAACTCCGAGGCGTGCTCCCCGAGGGAAGTGACCGGCTCACACGGGTTGAGAAAGGCTTGAAAGGTGAAGCCCGCGCCAATGACCAGCAGCTATACGAGACATCGCAGGCAGCCCTCGTGGCCGCCACCAGCAAACGCGTCCCACTCGAGGCCAACGAAAACCTCCAATGGAGGCCCCTGACGACCGAACTTGATGTCGAGAAGGGAAAAAAGAAAGGCATGTACGCCATGGGCAAAGTGCCGGCCGAGCAGGCCAGTGAATGGCGATTGAAAGTGATCGAACACATGTCGCAGGCCCCCGAGGGTTGGGCAAAGCCGGACTTTGACGCTTCCTCCTGGGATTCAACTCCTCTGCCGATTTCCTGGTATCTGAATCATACCGCGTTGCTGCGGACGACCTTCAATGTAGAGGACAAGGCGCAAATCGAAGCGCTGCGTTTCCGTGCCTGGCTCTTCCGCCAGCAGGCGATTGAGGTCTATTTGAACGGCAATCTGGTGGCCAAGGTCAACCAGCTCAAGAAGAAGACGGGCAATGTCAGCGCCATCCTCAACGCCGGGGCGGTGAACCATCTCAGGAACGGCGAAAACATACTTGCGATCAAAACCCGGCAAAACTGGCGCTGGGGCATGCTTTTCATGCGGGTCTACAATGACGGCTTCGGCTTCATGCTCGATGCCGGAGAAGCCGGGGAGTAA
- a CDS encoding PEP-CTERM sorting domain-containing protein, whose amino-acid sequence MIGSSTESDIDIASLHNGDQANNEEWYLARADFTNEDGYSSIDYSFSGSRGFGIIVTSVPEPSTVGMLLVAVAGLGLIRRRP is encoded by the coding sequence ATGATCGGTTCTTCAACTGAGTCTGACATTGATATCGCAAGCCTGCACAATGGTGACCAAGCCAACAATGAAGAATGGTATTTGGCCCGCGCAGATTTCACGAATGAAGACGGATACAGTTCAATTGACTACTCCTTTAGCGGAAGTAGAGGTTTCGGAATTATAGTAACATCCGTTCCGGAGCCCAGCACAGTAGGTATGCTCTTGGTGGCGGTTGCCGGGCTTGGATTGATCCGTCGTCGTCCTTAA
- a CDS encoding ribonucleoside-diphosphate reductase subunit alpha: MIQKISFEEDLELKRFAATPKEKKPRFEWGTVLGENRLHRPEIKIEADGSERDFDLAEIADTIGNALTDLLLSRQEEEIFTEVNRKFVASVAENVGEVLAKQIEQGRALKLSAHDVHLLIEKALIENDAHDVARSLMFSRIKSAKDDERKPVSIRLIRRNGQVVPWSESKIEIAVRKAFLALHLDSDPAVDIARAVTDRLNADGQAFINIEDVQDAVQEEMMRQGHFKVAESYILYRAHRSRIREEEGVPAADESQQESMIVVTEENGDTNFWDGIDLKRRIDFAAIGLDLSLDAEAIEKELRRSLYPEMKRADLKKTIILNAKTLIERDADFARFAGRILLTYIYEEVLDWEIVRDGVEKLKEAHRRGLKPYLKRAIEIERVNPKLLDYDLDRISEALDPSADLDFDYLGVQTMYDRYLIVDKTKKKHRRLEVPQYFWIRVSMGLFHHEKSDREGYAISLYNLYKSRRFCSSTPTLFNSGTLHSQLSSCYLYKVDDSIESIMHRGIADNAFLSKWAGGLGGSWTAVRGTGGFIKGTNGESQGVIPFLKLHNDQLVAVNQGGKRRGSGCAYLETWHNDIDDFLELRKNTGDDRRRTHDMNTANWIPDLFMKRMEAREDWTLFHSNETPDLHELYGKAFEDRYCEYEAMAERGEIFGQKRPAIDLWKGMLRMIFETGHPWITFKDPCNLRSPQDHCGVIHSSNLCTEITLNTSHEETAVCNLGSVVLDSHLDEDGNLDHKKLRETISIAVRALDNVIDINFYPTEAARTANSRHRPIGLGIMGLQNALYKKNIAFASQAAVDFNDEFMEAIAYYAYEASSDLAAEQGTYSTYKGSKWDRGLLPQDTLDYLEDERGVKVDVPRAGKMDWKPLREKIAKNGMRNSNVLAIAPTATISNIMGTTPCIEPTYKNLFVKSNLSGDFVVLNGELVRDLKLRGLWTDEMRDQLKYFDGELESIPEVPEDIREKYKTAFSIEYQYFVDAAARRQKWIDQSQSVNLFLASPDIKTLSHMYRDAWRKGLKTTYYLRTLGASNIEKATTSVKKEVRGRAGVATNDAAPKKEYTEAEKKACSLEAMMNGEECEACQ; encoded by the coding sequence ATGATCCAAAAAATCTCCTTCGAAGAAGACCTCGAGCTCAAGCGCTTCGCCGCCACGCCCAAAGAAAAGAAGCCCCGTTTCGAGTGGGGCACCGTCCTCGGTGAAAATCGCCTCCATCGTCCGGAAATCAAGATCGAAGCCGACGGCTCCGAGCGCGATTTCGACCTCGCCGAGATTGCCGACACCATCGGCAACGCTTTGACCGACCTGCTGCTCTCTCGTCAGGAAGAGGAGATTTTTACGGAAGTGAACCGCAAGTTCGTCGCCAGCGTGGCTGAGAACGTGGGTGAAGTGCTGGCCAAGCAAATCGAGCAGGGCAGGGCGCTCAAGCTCTCCGCGCACGACGTGCACCTTCTGATCGAAAAGGCCCTGATTGAGAACGACGCGCACGATGTGGCCCGTAGCCTCATGTTCAGCCGCATCAAGTCGGCCAAGGATGACGAGCGGAAGCCTGTCTCCATCCGCCTGATCCGCCGCAACGGCCAAGTCGTGCCCTGGAGCGAATCGAAGATCGAGATCGCCGTGCGCAAGGCCTTCCTCGCGCTCCACCTGGATTCCGACCCGGCCGTGGACATTGCCCGCGCCGTGACCGACCGTCTCAACGCCGACGGCCAGGCCTTCATCAATATCGAGGATGTGCAGGACGCCGTGCAGGAAGAGATGATGCGTCAGGGGCACTTCAAGGTGGCCGAATCCTATATCCTTTACCGCGCCCACCGCTCCCGTATCCGCGAGGAAGAGGGTGTGCCCGCTGCCGACGAGTCGCAGCAGGAGTCCATGATCGTGGTGACCGAAGAGAACGGTGACACCAACTTCTGGGACGGTATCGACCTCAAGCGCCGCATCGACTTTGCCGCCATCGGCCTCGATCTCAGCCTTGATGCCGAGGCAATCGAGAAGGAACTCCGCCGCTCCCTCTATCCGGAGATGAAGCGTGCGGACCTGAAGAAGACCATCATTCTCAATGCGAAGACCCTGATCGAGCGCGACGCCGACTTCGCCCGCTTTGCCGGCCGCATCCTCTTGACTTACATCTACGAGGAAGTCCTCGACTGGGAGATTGTCCGCGACGGCGTGGAGAAGCTGAAGGAAGCGCACCGCCGGGGCCTCAAGCCTTATCTGAAGCGCGCGATCGAAATCGAGCGCGTCAATCCCAAGCTGCTCGACTACGATCTCGACCGGATCTCCGAGGCCCTCGATCCCTCCGCCGACCTCGACTTCGACTACCTCGGCGTGCAGACCATGTACGACCGCTATCTCATCGTCGACAAGACGAAGAAGAAGCACCGCCGCCTGGAAGTGCCGCAGTATTTCTGGATCCGCGTCTCCATGGGGCTCTTCCATCACGAGAAGTCCGACCGCGAGGGCTACGCCATCAGCCTTTACAACCTTTACAAGAGTCGCCGCTTCTGCTCCTCCACGCCGACGCTCTTCAACTCCGGCACGCTCCACTCGCAGCTCTCGTCCTGCTACCTCTACAAGGTGGACGACAGCATCGAGTCGATCATGCACCGCGGCATCGCCGACAACGCCTTCCTCTCTAAGTGGGCTGGCGGCCTCGGTGGTTCCTGGACTGCCGTGCGCGGCACCGGCGGCTTCATCAAGGGCACCAACGGTGAGTCGCAGGGCGTCATTCCCTTCCTCAAGCTGCACAACGACCAGCTTGTCGCGGTCAACCAGGGCGGCAAGCGCCGCGGCTCCGGCTGTGCTTACCTCGAGACCTGGCACAACGACATCGACGATTTCCTCGAGCTGCGGAAGAACACCGGCGACGACCGCCGCCGCACGCACGACATGAATACGGCCAACTGGATTCCCGACCTGTTCATGAAGCGTATGGAAGCCCGCGAGGACTGGACGCTCTTCCACTCCAACGAGACGCCCGACCTCCACGAGCTCTACGGCAAGGCTTTCGAAGATCGCTACTGCGAATACGAAGCCATGGCCGAGCGCGGCGAGATCTTCGGCCAGAAGCGTCCGGCTATCGACCTCTGGAAGGGCATGCTCCGGATGATCTTCGAGACCGGCCACCCCTGGATCACTTTCAAGGATCCCTGCAATCTCCGCAGCCCGCAGGACCACTGTGGCGTCATCCACAGCTCGAATCTCTGCACCGAGATCACGCTCAACACCAGCCACGAAGAGACCGCCGTCTGTAACCTCGGCTCCGTCGTGCTCGACTCCCACCTCGACGAGGATGGCAACCTCGACCACAAGAAGCTCCGCGAGACCATCAGCATTGCCGTCCGCGCGCTGGATAATGTAATCGATATCAACTTCTATCCCACAGAGGCGGCGAGGACGGCCAACTCGCGCCACCGCCCGATCGGGCTCGGTATTATGGGGCTGCAAAACGCGCTCTATAAGAAGAACATCGCCTTCGCCTCCCAGGCGGCGGTCGACTTCAACGACGAGTTCATGGAAGCCATTGCCTACTACGCGTACGAGGCCTCCTCTGATCTCGCCGCCGAGCAGGGCACCTACAGCACTTACAAAGGTTCCAAGTGGGACCGAGGCCTCCTGCCACAGGACACCCTCGACTATCTTGAGGACGAGCGCGGCGTGAAGGTCGACGTGCCCCGCGCCGGCAAGATGGACTGGAAGCCGCTCCGCGAGAAGATCGCGAAAAACGGCATGCGCAACTCCAACGTGCTCGCCATCGCGCCCACCGCAACGATCTCGAACATCATGGGCACCACCCCCTGCATCGAGCCGACCTACAAGAATCTCTTCGTGAAGAGCAACCTCTCCGGCGACTTCGTGGTCCTCAACGGCGAGCTGGTGCGTGACCTCAAGTTACGCGGCCTCTGGACCGACGAGATGCGCGACCAGCTCAAGTACTTCGACGGCGAACTCGAATCCATCCCGGAAGTGCCCGAAGACATCCGCGAGAAGTACAAGACCGCCTTCAGCATCGAATACCAATACTTCGTCGATGCCGCCGCCCGGCGCCAGAAGTGGATCGACCAGTCCCAGTCGGTCAACCTCTTCCTCGCCTCGCCCGACATCAAGACGCTCTCCCACATGTATCGCGATGCCTGGCGCAAGGGCCTCAAGACGACCTACTACCTCCGCACCCTCGGAGCCTCCAACATCGAGAAGGCCACCACCAGCGTGAAGAAGGAAGTTCGCGGCCGGGCCGGTGTCGCTACCAACGATGCTGCACCGAAAAAGGAATATACTGAGGCGGAGAAGAAAGCCTGCTCCCTCGAAGCCATGATGAACGGCGAAGAGTGTGAAGCTTGTCAGTAA
- a CDS encoding ribonucleotide-diphosphate reductase subunit beta, whose amino-acid sequence MEKSYTIGDKTFVLDQTKAEEAFRAKKVINGKDTMFFNILPLKYQWAYDLYKTMKNNHWEPEDIPMQKDVELWRSSDLDDVERWIIKMAIGYFSAAEGIVGDNIQHVTRELVTAPELKLVLGRHAHEENIHADSLVYMISSLGINPHECEAMFEDIPTIEKKTEFVVSNSRALRRDMDLETTADKQAFAKNLFLFGQCMEGTQFYGLFGMVLSLYRQNKFPGIGQMFRYTLRDESNHIEVFRNLLMDLIEENEDVWTPEFREELREMMREAIDLEKEFIRDCLPVNAVGLSADEFCQYIDYIADRRLDGVGLKPLSDGVENPFPWLAEMMDIKKEQNFFEGRVTEYQKASALGSVDDDEL is encoded by the coding sequence ATGGAAAAATCCTACACTATCGGTGATAAAACCTTCGTCCTCGACCAGACCAAAGCAGAAGAAGCTTTTCGCGCGAAAAAGGTCATTAACGGTAAAGATACGATGTTCTTTAACATCCTGCCGCTCAAGTACCAGTGGGCCTATGATCTTTACAAGACGATGAAGAACAATCACTGGGAGCCGGAGGATATCCCCATGCAGAAGGATGTGGAGCTCTGGCGCAGCAGTGACCTTGACGACGTCGAGCGCTGGATCATTAAGATGGCGATCGGTTACTTTTCGGCCGCCGAAGGGATCGTGGGGGACAATATCCAGCACGTGACCCGCGAGCTCGTAACCGCTCCGGAGCTCAAGCTCGTGCTCGGCCGCCACGCCCACGAGGAAAACATCCACGCCGACTCCCTGGTTTACATGATCAGCTCGCTGGGCATCAACCCGCACGAGTGTGAGGCGATGTTCGAAGATATTCCGACTATCGAGAAGAAGACCGAGTTTGTGGTGTCCAACTCCCGCGCCCTGCGTCGCGACATGGATCTGGAAACCACGGCCGATAAGCAGGCTTTTGCCAAGAACCTCTTCCTCTTCGGCCAATGCATGGAAGGCACGCAGTTCTACGGCCTCTTCGGGATGGTGCTCTCCCTTTACCGTCAGAACAAGTTCCCCGGCATCGGTCAAATGTTCCGCTACACCCTGCGCGACGAATCCAACCACATCGAAGTCTTCCGCAACCTTCTGATGGATCTGATCGAGGAGAACGAGGATGTTTGGACACCGGAATTCCGCGAAGAGCTGCGCGAAATGATGCGCGAAGCCATCGATCTCGAGAAGGAATTCATCCGCGACTGCCTGCCGGTCAACGCGGTGGGTCTCAGCGCCGACGAATTCTGCCAGTACATCGATTATATCGCGGATCGTCGCTTGGACGGTGTCGGCCTCAAGCCGCTCAGCGACGGTGTGGAGAACCCCTTCCCCTGGCTGGCCGAGATGATGGATATCAAGAAGGAGCAAAACTTCTTCGAAGGCCGCGTCACCGAATACCAAAAAGCCTCGGCCCTCGGTTCGGTCGACGACGACGAACTTTGA
- a CDS encoding RNA polymerase sigma factor, translating to MPEVKTAQDEDIDSRDMRLIAEGDREAFTDLVERWQNRLINFFYRSTGNRADAEDLAQDTLIELYRVAPRYQARGTFNAFLFTLARRRMIDSFRRKARRPLEYIDPTDSAMQQQAEESDQTREIEEAFHRALGTLPDNHRHAILMLQQQGLSYEEIAQALDASLSAVKTWIHRARTQLRQELKDFA from the coding sequence ATGCCGGAAGTGAAAACTGCGCAGGACGAAGACATCGACAGCCGGGACATGCGCTTGATCGCGGAGGGCGACCGGGAGGCTTTTACCGATCTTGTCGAACGCTGGCAGAACCGCCTGATCAACTTCTTCTACCGTTCCACCGGCAACCGGGCCGACGCCGAAGACCTCGCCCAGGATACCTTGATCGAACTCTATCGGGTGGCCCCGCGCTACCAGGCTCGCGGTACCTTCAACGCCTTCCTCTTCACCCTCGCCCGCCGCCGCATGATCGACAGCTTTCGCAGAAAGGCCCGCCGCCCGCTGGAATATATCGACCCCACCGATTCCGCCATGCAGCAGCAAGCTGAAGAAAGCGACCAAACCCGCGAAATCGAAGAAGCGTTTCACCGCGCCCTGGGCACCCTGCCCGACAACCACCGTCACGCCATCCTCATGCTTCAGCAGCAAGGCCTCAGCTACGAGGAAATCGCCCAGGCCCTCGACGCCAGCCTCAGCGCCGTCAAAACCTGGATCCACCGCGCCCGCACGCAACTACGCCAGGAACTCAAGGATTTTGCCTGA
- a CDS encoding DUF3106 domain-containing protein yields MKTLKTFQILILGLSLTSLPQAGFAEHHEERAKERESRMLMHLLKMDDTELTKLRQTVERIEAMSPEERANMRKRLGKLQDMTPERRKALRERFEAIPKEKREAMRQRWMEMKPEERREWRQKLRNMSPEQRAKAMEEAGFMPPRHHGKKREGKEGPPPPLD; encoded by the coding sequence ATGAAGACATTGAAAACATTTCAAATTCTGATCCTCGGCCTGAGTCTGACAAGCTTACCACAGGCAGGTTTTGCCGAGCACCACGAGGAACGCGCCAAAGAGCGCGAATCCCGCATGCTCATGCATCTGCTGAAGATGGACGACACCGAACTGACGAAGCTCCGCCAGACCGTTGAGCGGATCGAAGCGATGAGTCCGGAGGAGCGCGCCAATATGCGGAAACGTCTGGGTAAATTACAGGACATGACGCCCGAAAGGCGAAAAGCTCTGCGCGAGCGCTTCGAAGCGATCCCTAAAGAAAAGCGCGAAGCCATGCGCCAGCGCTGGATGGAGATGAAGCCCGAAGAACGCCGAGAATGGCGGCAAAAGCTCCGCAATATGAGCCCGGAGCAGCGGGCCAAAGCCATGGAAGAAGCAGGCTTCATGCCGCCCAGACACCACGGCAAAAAGCGCGAAGGCAAAGAAGGCCCGCCGCCACCCTTGGACTAA
- a CDS encoding tyrosine-type recombinase/integrase produces MPKIYPSGKKSHPWMVSWRHQGKRDRYYFKTEQAAKEKLDELEKKILVEGAEGVYFDANARAEWRAATNILQPFKVSLIEVAQDYANRHRSVHDSIRWDDAVFQLVESLERANRRPKTIKSTQKRLKLYQEYIGATSLADFTAENVEAFLASGDWKPSTVAGYRVALSSLGNFAMRRKWIAENPVDGIEPPKLDRGNPTVYTVEEANRLLHVAANMRSQYRTGKKLHYDQGRIVRRLCLLLLAGLRPEEVDHLKPENMLPDGIRVSVGKIRGRRSVRIVPMSPQFRAWWDAYPNKFSDFSPPNFRRLYERAKKTAGIEKTGTDLERHTWISCRLAATGDENRTSREAGNSPAVIYSNYFQLMTEAEARQLGAFTPLPGACCSI; encoded by the coding sequence ATGCCGAAAATCTATCCTTCGGGAAAGAAGTCTCACCCGTGGATGGTGTCCTGGAGGCATCAGGGAAAACGGGATCGCTACTACTTCAAGACCGAACAGGCCGCGAAGGAGAAGCTGGATGAGCTGGAAAAGAAGATTCTAGTTGAAGGTGCCGAAGGCGTCTACTTCGACGCGAACGCCCGGGCCGAATGGCGGGCCGCGACGAATATCCTCCAGCCGTTCAAGGTCTCGCTGATCGAAGTTGCCCAGGACTACGCCAATCGGCACCGATCGGTGCATGACTCGATCCGGTGGGACGATGCCGTTTTCCAGCTCGTCGAAAGCCTCGAACGGGCCAACCGGCGACCAAAGACGATTAAAAGCACTCAGAAGCGCCTCAAACTCTATCAGGAGTACATCGGGGCAACTTCCCTTGCCGACTTCACTGCGGAGAACGTAGAGGCCTTCCTCGCGTCCGGAGACTGGAAGCCGTCGACCGTGGCCGGTTACCGCGTGGCCCTTTCCAGCCTGGGGAATTTTGCCATGCGCCGGAAGTGGATCGCCGAAAATCCCGTCGACGGGATCGAGCCGCCGAAGCTGGACCGAGGAAACCCGACCGTCTACACCGTCGAAGAAGCGAACCGGCTTCTCCACGTCGCGGCCAACATGCGGAGCCAGTATCGAACCGGGAAAAAACTGCACTACGATCAGGGCCGGATCGTGCGCCGCCTCTGCCTGCTTTTGCTGGCCGGGCTCCGGCCGGAAGAAGTCGACCACCTTAAGCCGGAAAACATGCTTCCGGACGGAATTCGCGTGTCAGTCGGAAAGATTCGCGGACGGCGTTCCGTGCGTATCGTGCCTATGTCGCCGCAGTTCCGCGCCTGGTGGGACGCCTATCCGAATAAATTTTCAGATTTTTCGCCCCCGAATTTCCGCCGTCTCTACGAACGCGCGAAGAAAACGGCCGGGATCGAAAAGACCGGGACCGATCTGGAACGGCACACCTGGATTTCCTGCCGACTGGCCGCCACCGGTGATGAAAACAGGACTTCCCGCGAAGCGGGCAACTCCCCGGCCGTGATCTATTCAAACTACTTCCAGCTCATGACGGAGGCCGAAGCTCGGCAGCTCGGGGCCTTTACTCCCCTTCCGGGTGCCTGCTGTTCGATTTGA